The Desulfonatronospira thiodismutans ASO3-1 DNA segment TTTCTCCTACCTTAAAAGGCGGCTGGGCAGAGAATTTCCCGGATCTGGGCTCATGCGCCTTATCCGCACTGGACAGGTCCGGGTCAACAGTAAGAGGAAGAAGCCTTATGACCGGGTCTATGCCGGGGATACTGTCCGCATTCCCCCGCATTTTCCGGAGACCGGTGACGACCCTCAAAGGGCCGGAGAGCTGCAAATCGTATTTGAAAACCCGGATTTCACTGTCCTTGACAAGCCCGCCGGAGTGCCGGTGCACTCCGGAACATCGGCCCGCAGGGACAACATGGTTCTTCGCCTTCGCAAGCACTATGCCGGGGCAGACTTCTCCCCTGCACTGGTACACAGGCTGGACAAGGAGACTTCAGGCCTTCTTCTGGCAGCCAAAAACTACGCCTGGCTCAGAAGAATTCAGGCCATGTGGAACAAAAACCTGGTGGAGAAGACCTATCTGGCATGGGTTCATGGCTCCTGGCCATCAAGGTGGGTAAATCTGGAGCACAGGCTGATAAAAACTTTTGAAAAAATGCAGCCTTCCCCGGAGGGCAGACCTGCTCTTTCCCGGGTCAGGTCCATAGCCTCCAGCCGGGATAAAACCCTTGTCCAGATCCGAATTATCACCGGACGCACGCACCAGATCAGAACCCAGCTGTCCCTCAGCGGTCATCCTGTTATAGGCGATGGCAAATACGGCAAAGATTCAGGGTATGCTGAAATGTATCTGCATGCCTATATGCTGGCATGGCCCGGGCATGTATTTTGTCTGCCCCCGGGCTGGACAGGTGATTTTACAACTCCGGGGGACCTGGAAAAAAGGGTCAGGAAACCTGAATCTGGGAGAGGGGGAAGGTCTCGCTGTAAAGAAGACGCCTGTCATCATCCCTGGCCTTGACTCTCAAGGCGAATATACTTTCCGGGCTTAGTTCTTCCGGCAGTTCAAAAGTCACATCCACGTTTTTAAACCTTGATATGGCGTAATCAAGGTCGTCATGGTCCAGGTCAAGGTCCACCTGTTGACCATCCCTGCGCACAAGGTGCAGAAATATGCGTCCGCTTATGGTTTCTCCTTCAGCCATGTTGTTGACGTCAAGGCGCACACGCATCCGGTCACCGTTAAAACCGGCCTGGACATTATCCACCCCGACAATGCCCCTGTCTTTGTATTCGAATACTTCTACCAGGTCCACCGGAGGGACAATGTTGCGCCTGGTATCGTTGACAGTCAAAAAGGAATGCAGGTCTTGGGACTCGTAGGTCTCGAAAATTTTCTGGATGTTTCTCTTTTTTTCCAGTTCTTCAGCAGTCTGTTCCAGGTTTTTGGAGACAACCTGCAGATCTTCTCTGACATGCCTCTTTTCCTGGTAAAAAGTGATGGTAAAATAACCCCCCAGTGCAGCAGCGGTCACGGCAAGAAAAAACAAGGCAATAAAAAACTTGATCCAGAAAGGACGTATCCGGAATTTTCTGACGGAAGTATCATCACGCATCAGGATAACGCTGTACTTCTTGCTCATTATCCCGTCTCTCTCCAGTCCTCGCGCAGAATAAGCCAGCTGTCCCCGGAACCGGGAACAAACTGCAGTGTTTTTATCCCCTTGTCGCTGTATCCCGACCGGCTTGCGTATTCCTGCTTGAAACGAACCTCAAACCCATCTCTGCCCACATGGGCCTCTATATCAGATATTTCAATCTCGGCCGGCTCGTTGCCGCGTTCCCAGAGATCCTTCTTATCCTTCAGGATGCTGTCCAGCCCTCTTACATTTCCCTGCACAGCATCGGGGTGATAAAAGGAGGCGTACTTGTCAACATCTGCTTCCAGCCAGGCCTGCCGCCATTTTTCAACTACCTGCTTGAGCCTTTGTCCCCTGTCCTTAATATAACTGTCTTTCAGGCCGGGCTTGTTGTAATTTCTGAACTCTTCTCCCACAATCCTTAAATCGCCGGCTTCATCCTTTTGCCAGTACAACCGCTTTACACCGCTGGAGAAAAAGCCCGAGGAATTGAATACCTGCCCGAAGTAGCTGACCCAGTAATCTGGCCCTGCCAGAACCTTGGGCTGCTCTATGTATACATCCATCCAGTCGTAGGTATTGAAAAGACCCTGTTTGTGATTTTTGAAGCTGGAAAAACTTTTGCCGCTGCTTCTGGCAAACCTGTCAGGTAAATAAAACTCAAAGTATTCCCCTGTTCCGTCACTCCAGGCTGCTGCCCAGTCCAGACTCAAATCCGCAATCTTGCGGGACTTTTCCAGCTCTATCTCGTCTTCTTCCCAGCTCATGGTAGAGGTAATAACCACCGGCGTGTTCTGAAGCTGCACCATATCCTCCAGCCTGTGCATGTACTTCATATCCATGGCCACGCAGCCTTCCGTATCAAAGGGCACAACTTCCTTTCCCCGCCCATGCAGCCAGATGCCGAACCCTGTCTTTCCCTTGGCCCTGTCCACCGGGTTGGGATAATTCAGGGTAAGCCCCATCTCACCGTATAGATCGCGGTCCAGGTGCCTGGTATCTATTTGGCGCTCAATAAAATATATGCCTTCAGGAGTCTTGAGATCCCCCTCGACCTCCTTGTCACCCACTCCCTCACCAGTAGTGACTTCCCATTTATACTCTTTGCGCAGGGGGCTTTTGTTTGAAAAAACGAAAAATGTCTGGTTTTTCTTATCCACGACGAACAGATCTTCCGGGGCCCTTGAATCACCTGTTATCAACGGTTCCCAGGCCATGGCCGGCAGGGACCACGTCAGGATCAACAATAAAAAAAGAATGGTTCGCAAGAATACCTCACCAGTTAAGTTCCACCCTGCCCAGGGGGCCGGACATGACTAAGTCAATGGAGTCCCCGTTTACCGGGGGGAATCTCAGGACATAATGATCCTGCCACCTGTTGACGTAAGGATAGAACGATTCCAGTTTTGCCAGGGGCTCCCTGCTTTCACGAATCTCTAAGGGATATATTTTTCTGCCCTCGTGCAGCAGAAATATTG contains these protein-coding regions:
- a CDS encoding RluA family pseudouridine synthase, with amino-acid sequence MQKQTAQQCLVSSTESGQKLFSYLKRRLGREFPGSGLMRLIRTGQVRVNSKRKKPYDRVYAGDTVRIPPHFPETGDDPQRAGELQIVFENPDFTVLDKPAGVPVHSGTSARRDNMVLRLRKHYAGADFSPALVHRLDKETSGLLLAAKNYAWLRRIQAMWNKNLVEKTYLAWVHGSWPSRWVNLEHRLIKTFEKMQPSPEGRPALSRVRSIASSRDKTLVQIRIITGRTHQIRTQLSLSGHPVIGDGKYGKDSGYAEMYLHAYMLAWPGHVFCLPPGWTGDFTTPGDLEKRVRKPESGRGGRSRCKEDACHHPWP
- a CDS encoding L,D-transpeptidase family protein; translation: MAWEPLITGDSRAPEDLFVVDKKNQTFFVFSNKSPLRKEYKWEVTTGEGVGDKEVEGDLKTPEGIYFIERQIDTRHLDRDLYGEMGLTLNYPNPVDRAKGKTGFGIWLHGRGKEVVPFDTEGCVAMDMKYMHRLEDMVQLQNTPVVITSTMSWEEDEIELEKSRKIADLSLDWAAAWSDGTGEYFEFYLPDRFARSSGKSFSSFKNHKQGLFNTYDWMDVYIEQPKVLAGPDYWVSYFGQVFNSSGFFSSGVKRLYWQKDEAGDLRIVGEEFRNYNKPGLKDSYIKDRGQRLKQVVEKWRQAWLEADVDKYASFYHPDAVQGNVRGLDSILKDKKDLWERGNEPAEIEISDIEAHVGRDGFEVRFKQEYASRSGYSDKGIKTLQFVPGSGDSWLILREDWRETG